Sequence from the Deinococcus malanensis genome:
CAGCCCGCCCCAGCGGCACGGAAGACGTCTACAAGATCTATGCCGAGAGCTTCAAGGGCAAGGACCATCTGCAGCAGGTCATGGCCGAGGCACGCGACGTGGTGAGCGCGGCGCTGACCCAGTAAGCCTGGGGGAAGGGCGAAAGACTCGGGCTTTCCCCTGGACCTTCAGCAAGTGCTTATAGTTGGGCCCGTGAAGGTCCCCCCAGGCTCCAAGCCCCCAGTCCCTGAAATCAACCTGGAGTTCGGTGAGACCCCTCCTCCCGCGCCCGATCCTGGCCTGACCCCCACCGGCCCGGCGCAGCCTGCGGTCGTAACGACGGCGCCGCGCCGTTCCCTGCGGGCCAACACCCTGATCGTCATGGCTGGCACGCTGGGATCCCGGCTTTCGGGCATTGTGCGCACGATGATCATGGGCATTTTTGGCAATGCGCTTCTTGACGCCTTTCTGGTCGCCGTGCGGGTACCCAACCTGCTGCGCGAGCTTCTGGCCGAGGGTGCCCTGGTCAACTCGTTCATTCCTGTGTACAAGTCATTGGACACAGCTGAACGGCGGAAGCTGGCTCAGACCTTCAGCGGCGTACTGATCGCTGTGAATCTGGTTCTGATGGCGCTGGGTATTTTGGCCGCGCCTCTTATTGTCGACCTGCTGATCGCTGCAACTCCGAACGTAAATCGGGACGCCGCGATTTACATGACGCAGCTGGTTATGCCCTTCCTGATGCTCATCAGTCTGTCAAGCGTCGCCATGGGCCTGCTCAATGCCGATGAACACTTCAAGGAGAGCAGCTTTGCGCCGGTGGCCTTTAACCTGGCCAGCATAGCGGCGCTGCTGCTGCTGCCGGATACAGCGACCTGGCTGGCCTTCGGCTGGCTGATCGGTGGGGTGGCGCAGCTGCTGGTCCAATTGCCGGCATTACGGCGCTTCGGACTGTTACCAGCTCCAGCCCTGCAGCCGCATCCAGCCCTTACCAGGGTCCTGAAGCAGATGGCGCCCTTCACTCTGACTGCCGGAGCACGCCAGTTCCTGAATCTTTACGTCACCAGGTTACTCAGCAACGGGACTCAGTTTCCTGCTGGCACGCAGTCTGGCTATTTCTATGCTGAGACACTGTTTACCACGGTCAATGGTCTGTTCGTCGTGTCGCCTGTGCTGGCGCTGTTTCCCCGGTTTTCGCAGCATGCTGCCGACCGGGATTGGCCTGCGTTCAGGCAGCTGACCCTGCAAGGTATTCGCACCACCACGTTCCTGGCCGCGCCCATGAGTGCGTTACTTGTCGCGCTCGCGCCCTATGCCGTGAGTATCATCAACCTGAAGGCAGACTTCGACGTGCCACGGTTCCAGGCGGCTAGCGGGATCCTGACCGGTTGGGCCCTCGCGCTGATTCCATGGGCACTGGTCACGCTTCTGCTGCGGACCTTCTATGCCCGTGAGCGCACCCGTGAAGCGGTAACAGTGAGCGCCATCGGCTTTGTGCTGGAGGTCGTTCTGTACCGGCTGCTGGTCCCCTCGCTGGGATTCCTGGGATTTGGGATCAGCACCACCATCAGCGGAATACTGATGGCGGGAGCGCTGACCTTTATGTACCGCCGGGCTCTGGGGTTTCCGGGGCGCGAAGTCGCAGGCCATCTGGTGCGCGTGGTGCCCCTGGCCGCAGCGTCAGGCCTGGTTGCCTGGTTGGTTTCTCTGACCCTGCCTGATCCCGGGTTTATCCTGCCCGGCTTGCTGGGCCTTGCTGTGGCGGGCGGCGTGGGCCTGGGAGTTTATCTGACCGGCGCGCTCGCCCTGCGCCTGCCGGAAGTGGCCGGTTTGATGCGCCGCCTGAAGCGCTGAAGGTTTGTCTGCAAAAAGCTTTTGCTTTCAGGTCCGGATGCCGATCAGGGCGTAGGCCACGAGTGCCAGCTTCTCGCGCAGAAGGTAGCGCGGATCGGGGCGGGCCCCCAGCGGACTGGCGCTGGCATTGGCCTCAAGGCCCAGGGCACGCGCCAGGGCCAGCGCACGGGGCGCATGGGCCTCATCGGTGACCAGGGTGACTGCGGTCCGGGGAGGCAAGGAGGCGCGTGCATTGCGCAGGTTTTCGATGGTGGTGCGGCTGCGGGTCTCGGCCAGCAGTACCCGGGCTGATACGCCATGGTGAGCCAGAAAATGCACGCCGACCTCACCTTCGCTGTAAGGATCGCCGGGCCGGCGACCTCCCGTCACGACGATCCGGTCGATTCCGCCGGCACGGTACAGGCGCAGAGCATGACCCAGCCGGCGTTCAAAAGCAGGACTGGGCCGTCCGGCGTACTGGGCTGCTCCCAGCACCACCAGCGTGGGGTGGGGGGTCTCAGCCCTGGGTGCGCGCAGACCAGGAGACAGGACGAAGCCGGCTGCCAGAACAGCGATTACCATGACTGGCAGCAGGGACAGCGTGGAGCCTCGGGCGCGCATTGCCCCGCGAGCCTAGCATGAAGAAAATGTAAATCCTGTGGAAAAGACCATTCAGGCGGCCGGATGCCGAAATCGGAAGCGCAATGAAAGCCTCCTTGTGCGCGGGGAGGGCTGTGCTACCCTCAGCCGCAAGTTTCCAGCTTATGCACAGCACCACCATGGAAGCTTTCAGGGGAGCGTATCAGGGAGATGGCCAGAACCTTAGTGATCGTCGAGTCGCCCGCCAAGGCGAGAACCATTGAGAAGTATCTCGGGAAGGGGTACTCGGTGGAGTCGTCCATCGGGCACATCCGCGACCTGCCCAAGAGTGCTTCGGACATCCCCGAAAAATACAAGGGCCAGGCTTGGGCCCGGCTCGGACTGGACGTGGAAAATGACTTCCAGCCCCTGTATGTGGTCGCCCCAGACAAGCGCCAGCATGTGGCCAAGCTGCGCAAACTGGCCGCCGAGGCGGACGAGATCATCCTCGCAACCGATGATGACCGTGAAGGCGAGAGCATCGCCTGGCACCTGTTCCAGGAGCTCAAGCCCAAGGTGCCGGTCAAGCGCATGGTGTTCCACGAGATCACCAAGGAAGCCATTCAGGCGGCCATCGCCCACCCACGTCAGATCGATACCAATCTGGTCGAGGCCCAGGAAGCCCGGCGCGCCCTGGACCGTCTGTACGGGTATGAGGTCAGCCCGGTGCTGTGGAAGAAGGTCGCCCCTAAGCTGAGTGCCGGCCGGGTCCAGAGTGTGGCGACCCGCATGCTCGTCGAGCGTGAACGCGAACGCATGCGCTTTGTCAGCGCGACCTGGTGGGATCTGCTGGTGACCGGCAAAACAGGTGAGGATCAGAGCTTTCCTGCCCGCCTGACCGATGTGGGCGGCCAGCGCCTTGCCGGCGGCAAGGATTTCGACCCGCTGACCGGTCGCCTGCGGGAAGGCGCGGCCGTGCGCCTGCTAACCGAGGCCGAAGCCCAGGCGCTGACCACCGGCCTGACCGGACAGGCCCTGACTGTCACCAGCGCCGAGGAAAAACCCTTTACGCAGCGTCCCTATGCGCCTTTCATCACATCGACCCTGCAGCAGGAAGGCAGCCGCAAGCTAGGCTTCGCGGCCACCCGTACCATGCGCGCCGCCCAGAAGCTGTACGAGGGCGGGTACATCACCTATATGCGCACTGACAGCACCAACCTGAGTGTCGAAGCTGTCACGGCGGCGCGCACCCAGGTCACGCAGATGTACGGTCCAGCCTTCCTGCACCCGCAGCCGCGCGTGTATGCCAAGAAGGCAAAGAACGCCCAGGAGGCGCACGAGGCGATCCGCCCGGCCGGAAGCAGTTTCCGTACCCCCGATAGCTTGCGCGGCGAGCTGGGCGGTGACGAGTGGCGCCTCTACGACCTGATCTGGAAGCGCACCGTGGCTTCCCAGATGGCCGACGCCAGGGGCCGCGGCCTGCGGGTGCGTCTGGGCGGTCAGGCTCAGGGTGGTGAAACGGTGGGACTGAGTGCCTCTGGCCGGACCATCGACTTCCCAGGCTTCCTGCGCGCCTATGTGGAAGGCAGCGACGACCCCAATGCCGCCCTGGAGGACCGTGACACGCCCCTGCCGCCCCTGAAGGAAGGCGAGCGGGTCACGGCCGAGACCATCAGGCCCGAGAGCCACGAGACCCAGCCCCCCGCCCGCTACACCGAGGCCAGCCTGGTGCAGGCGCTCGAAGCCGCTGGAATTGGCCGGCCCAGCACCTACGCCAGCATCCTGGGCACCATTCAGGACCGCGGCTACGCGACCAAGAAGGGACAGGCCCTGGTACCCACCTGGACGGCATTCGCGACCAGCGCCCTGCTGGAACACCACTTCGGCAAGCTGGTGGACTATGACTTCACGGCGCGCATGGAAGAGGACCTCGACGATATTGCCGGTGGCCGCGCCAGCCGGGTGCCGTACCTGCGGCGTTTCTACCTGGGCGATGAAGGTCAGGGTATGGCCCTCAAGCCACTGATCGACCGGCAGATGGGCGAAATCGACGCCCGTGGGATCGCGACCATCCACGTGCCCAGATTGGACGGTACCGGGATCGAGGTCCGGGTCGGCCGCTACGGGCCTTACATGCAGCGCGGCGAGGACAAGGCCAACCTGCCCGAGGGACTGGTGCCGGACGAGCTGACCGCTGAAACCGCCGAGGACCTGATGAGCCGCCCAAGCGGCGACCGCCTGATCGGCACCGATGAGGCCAGCGGACATCCGGTGGTGGCCCGTGCCGGGCGGTATGGACCGTATGTGACCCTGGGAGACGGCAACCCGCCGGTGCGCAGCGCTAGCCTGTTTCCCGGCGACGATCTGAACACCCTGACGATGGAGCGTGCCCTGCGCCTACTGAGCCTGCCGCGTCTGGTCGGGGTCAGCGAGGGCGAAGAGGTCTGGGCCATGAACGGCAAGTACGGTCCGTACCTCAAGCGGGGTGGCGACAGCCGCAGCCTGAACAGCCACGAGGAACTGTTCACGGTAGGTATCCACGAGGCCGAGGCCCTGTTCATGCAGCCGCGCTTCCGGGGCCGTGGCGTGGCAGCGGCGCCGCTGCGCACCTTCGAGATCGAGGGCCGTCCACCCATCCTGCTGAAATCGGGCCGCTTTGGCCCTTACCTGACCGATGGCGAGCGCAATGCCACCCTGCGCAAGGGCGAGGGCGAAGACAACCTGACCGCCGAACGCGCACTGGAGATTCTCGAAGAGCGCGGCAAGGAGCCCAAGAAGAAGGCTGGTAAGGCAGCTTCACGCAAGGCTACAGCCAAGCCCGCAGCGGGGAAGGCCGCCAAGCCATCCACGCGGAGCAGTGCGAAAAAGCCAGCGGCCAAGAAACCGGCGGTTAAGAAGGCTGGCGCCAAGGGTACAGTCAGCAAATCATCAACGGTTAAAACGCCGCTGACTTGGGCTGAACTCAAACCGCATCTGGGTGTGCTCTCGGAGCAGGAGCGTCAGCTGGTCACGGCGACACGCGAGCAGGGCCGCAAGGTGGATGAGGTGGCGCCTGGCCTGGGGCTGGACGTCAAGAAGGCCAAGGGGATGGCGCTGCAGGCCAGCAAGAAGCTCAATCAGGCGGCGCGCGGAGACTAAATGCCCACGCGTTCCCGCCCCGAAGTGCCGCAGGCCCTGCACCTGGCGCGGCTGGCCCAGGGCACTCCTGGGCAGTGGGTGGCCCTGCCGGGTGGGCAGGTACGCTGCCTGAACCTCAGCGGCCGGGTGGACGGTCCAGCCCTGACCGGCTGGCTGGTCTGCCTGACCGGTGAGGCAGTGGTTGACCTTCCCCTGAACAACTTTGTGCGCCTTCGTGCCAGCGAAAGTTACCGTGTGCGTGCTGAGGAGCCCTGGACTGCCTTTGAAACCAGGTCGGGCACGGTGTTGTTGCTGATTCCGGACGCCTGATAGGGCCACAAAACAGGGGAGAGCCGGAATATGGCCCTCCCCTTAATCCTGATTTTATTTTTTGCGGCGTCTGGCCTTGGCCGCCTCTTTGGCCGCTTTCTGCTCGGCCTTCTGCTTCTCCTGCATCTCGCGGCCCATGTCTTCCATCAACTGGGCGCCCTGGGCATCGACCTGCCGCTGCAGTTCCAGCAGGGTACTCATGACCATGTTATGCAGCACGCGCTCCACAGGCCGGCGCACCCAGCCGTAGCGTACGCGGGCGTTCAGCGTGAGCGTCACGTCGGTTCCCCCAGGCATGGGCTTGAAGGTCCAGGCCTGGGTCAGCTTCTCCAGTGGCCCCACATGTCGCACACTTTCCCAGCCCCCACGCTGTGGCGCCTGGAGCTGACCGTACTTTGCCGTGAAACTCAGGCCCAGCAGCCGCCGCGCGAATTTGAACCGCACCAGCGCGTTATTGGCTAGCCGGCCATCGCCACCCTGATAGTCAGCCTTGACGAGGTTGGGGTCCCATTTCACGCGGCGCCGGGGTTCCAGCGCGAGACGGTACAGCACGTCAGGGCGGGCGCGCACGATGATGTTCTGCTTGATGTGAATCGACTCGGACATTCCTGAGCGGCAGTCTAGCGCGCCGGCAAGTGCTGTAAGGACCGTCTTCCGCTCCAGGTGCAGATAAGCTTGGTCAGTGCAGATAGGGCCGGGCCGGCAGGTGGCTGGCCTTCAGATTGAAGCGTTCGGCATATTTGGCGCCGGTCAGGCGGCCGGCCACGGCGCGGGTGGCCAGAAACTGCTCGCGGTCCCAGGTCCAGCGGTAGAAGGCCTGGTAGTACTCCATGACTTCAGCCGCGACTTCTACCGTGTCCGTGATGTCCGTAAAGACTTCCGGGTAGGGGCTGGCCGGTGCGTGGTACTGGTAGAAGCGCACGGGCTCCCGCCAGGCTTCCAGCCGGCGCACGTCCTCGCCACTGTCCACCGAATCGCTTCCGCCGAGGTCCGGGGCGGGCGCCATGGGCACGCCGCCCCCCTCCTCGTTGATGATCTTGGGAATGCGCGCCAGGGTAATGGCGTCGAAGGCAATTTTGGCCGTCATGCGGTGATCCGGATGGGGATGATCATCGCTCCAGGTAATCACAGCATTGGGCCGGAACTGCGCGTACAGCCGCGCCAGTTGCAGGGCCTCCGTGCGTGAGCCGGTCATGCGGCTGTCGCCCATGTCGAAGAAATGGTGCAACGCGCCGATTTTCCCAGCCACCCAGGCACCGTGCTCGCGCCGTACCCGGGTGACCTCCTCGTGCGTCTGGTCGCCGAACTGGCTGGCCAGTTCACCAAGCGTGGTCCACACCAGCATGACCTCGTCTCCGCGCGCCGCGTGCTTGGCCAGGGTGCCGATACAACCTATCTCGTCGTCGGGGTGGGCAAAGACCGCCATGATTCGCATAGCCACAAGAATATGCTGCCCCCGCAAGCATGTGTCCGGGTGGGGGTGCGCACATGGACTGCCGGCAGTGTCGAGCAGTTCGAGGCAGAGCTATGCACTGCGCTTATCAAAGGGTGCTTTACCGCAACAGGCGCAGGGTCAGCGGATACCGGTACGGCTTGCCGGCACTTACCTGAATCACTGCCACCAGCATCAGGATCAGCGGCAGCAGGCCCAGGACCAGCAGGACTGGCAGAAAGAACAGGAAGAAGGTGCTGAACAGTCCCAGCACGGCAAACGCGCCCACGCCAGGCTGTCCGGCGGCGCTGCCCACCGCCCCGCCGATCAGGCCCAGACTGAACAGCCCGAAGGCCACCAGACCAATCACGGTGCTGTAGATCCACATGCTGATCTGAAAGTTCACTGCCTCCTTGCCCTGCTCGTCCAGGAGCCGGCTCCGGTCGCGGTAGTACAGCCAGGCAGCCACCGGGCCCAGCAGCGCACCAATCCCCGGCAGCACAAATCCCAGCAGGGGAGAGAGGTGCGTCACCAGCACAGGCGTGCGCTCGGATTCCGGAATAAAGGGGGACGGGGCGGCCATGCTTGACACTACGCCCTGCTGCTGAATACAGTTCCCCGGATGACGGGCAAGCCTCCTTACCGCGCCAGCGCCGCGCAGAAAGCGCAGGCGGCGGCCCGCGACCGCCTCCCGATCAGGGCCGGAATTCAGCCGGACACTCCGGTCACCGGCGAAGAGGTCGAACTGTACAGCGACGGCGCGTGTGACACCACCCAGGGGCATGGCGGCTGGGCCACCATCCTGAAGTACAAGGGTCAGGAACTCGTGCTGAGCGGCAACGAGGAAGGCACGACCAACAACCGCATGGAACTGCGTGGCCTGCTTGAGGGCCTCAAGGTGCTCAAGCGGCCCTGTCAGGTGCGGGTGGTCACCGACAGCCAGTACCTGCGCAAGGCCTTTACCGACGGCTGGATCCTTAAATGGCAGCGCAACGGCTGGAAGACGGCCGGGGGCGATCCGGTGAAAAACAAGGAACTGTGGGAAGAGCTGATTGCCCAGGCACGGACGCACGCCCTGACCTTTATCTGGGTCAAGGGCCACGCCGGCCACGGGGAAAACGAGCGGGTGGACGTACTGGCCGTGCAGGAACGCAAGAAACTGCGTGCCCGGTAACGGCAGAGGCGCTTCATTGCCTGCCTGAGGCCTGGCGTGCACAATGCGGCTCAGACCTCTCTCCGGGGAGAGGCGCTGCGGCGCCCGCCCCAAAAGGACGTGTGCCTATGCCGGACCGCCGCGCAATTCCCTGTCTGTTACGGTTCTTTGCCGGATGGATGCGCCGGCCTGCGGGTATGGCGCTGCTTGGTCTGGTGGCCGTAGCCTCTGCCGGGAGCCGTGACCAGCGAGCGGAGCTGCACAGTCCGGATCCCATAAGGTCAGTCGCGGCCGGTACTGATGGCCTCGGCCGCTTTGTCGTGGCCTGGGTCTCGTGCCGCACCGAACTGGCTGAGGGTGGAGGCGAGCAGCTGCGGGCTGCCCGGCTCGAAGGTGGCCGCTGGCAGCCTCTGGGCGGTGTGGTCAACGAGAAGCCGCAGTACAACGCTGCACAGCCCAATGTGCATGCCGGCCCGGACGGCAGTGTGTGGCTGGAGTGGGAAGAGGGCAGCGGACACGCGCACATCGACTCGTTCCTGATGTCCAACTGGACAGGCCGCGCCTGGACCCGACCAACCCCCTATGCGCTGAGGCGCAACCTTTCGGATGCGGGCCGGTCGCGCGCTCTGGCACTTGATCCTCAGAACCGTCCGCTGGTGGGCTGGACCGATATTGGCACCGGCACCCGCAGCATGTACCCCAGTGTGGTGTCGCTGAAGCTGTGGCAGGGCCGGGGCTGGCTGACCACGCCCTACCTGAACCTGAACCTGCGGCAGCCTGCGTTTATGCCCAGCGTGGCGCACGCCGGCGGAAAGGTCAGCGTTGCTTACGTCGAGGGGCCTACCACCCGTTCCAACATCTGGGTACGGCAGTGGACACCTGAAGGCTGGCGCACCCTGGGCAGGCGCGTGAATGTCCGCCCCGACACCTATGTGTTTCGCCCCCTGCTACGTGCCGATGGTCTGGGCCGCCTGACCGTGGCCTGGCTGGAAGACCTGCGTGGGGCTGACACCCTGTACGTCAGCCGGTGGAATGGGCGTGTGTGGGAAAGGCTGGGAAGTGGACCGGTCAGTCGGCCGGGAGAGCACGCCGCCACCGCCTCACTGGCCTTCGATGGCCAGCAGCGCCCGGTGGTGGCCTGGACGCAGGGACCGGATGGCCGGCGTACAGTCCGTGCCGTCCGATGGGACGGGAGCCGCTGGCTGCCGCTGGGCGGCGGGGTCTTGAACGCCACTTCCTCAGCCGACGTGGACCACGCCACGGTGGCGGGCAGTCGGTACGGCATCCTGGTCGCCTGGAGAGAACTCCGCGGCGGGGTCTGGCAGTTGCGGACCTGGTCGCAGCCCTGAGGGTTCACCCAGCTGCACGCCATTCACAGGCAAAGCGCCTCTGGTCTCCACGGGGAGCAGTCTCGCGAACATAAAACCCACTTCGGCGATAAAACCCGGCGGCGTCCCCGTCTGTTTCTGCGGATAGGGTCGTCAGGTCCAGGGCGGAGGCAACAGCAGACAGCAGTGCCCGCGCGAATCCTTTTCTGCGTTCCAGTGGATCGGTGCCTATATGCAGCACTTCTGCCTGCCTCGCCTGTACGCGGAGCCCCACCGCGCACACCACGCGACCACCGGTTTCCCAGAGAAAGAACTGCCGCCCAGGGTCGGTTCGGTAGGCTTCCAGGTTGCGTGCAATGCGTGCGGCATCGGGAAACATGGCGTGGACCAGGAGAGCCTCAACCTCCGGAGTCGGGAACATGCAGCGGCGCATCATTAGGCACATCCTGAAGGCAGGATTCCTGCCCTGGGCCATTCGGCGTATCGCGTGCCCTGTGGACCCCAGCCTACGCTGGGAGCATGACTCCCTCACGTGTCCAACCTGCACCAGATGCGGAAAGCTGGCGTACCTTTCTGCAACTGTGGGCCTCGCAGGCGCTGAGTGTGCTGGGCAGTGGCCTGAGTGGCTTCGCCCTGAACATCTACCTGACCCAGACCATGTTTCCCCTGGAAAGCCAGCGGGCACAACTGGCGGGCGCACTGTCGATGACGGCACTGGGCTGGACCGTCGCGGCCATCGTGGGTGGTCCCCTGGCCGGGGCGCTGGCGGACCGCTGGAACCGCCGGCGCATGATGATCGCCTGTGACGTGCTGGGTGCGGTATTGCTGCTGGGCCTCACGACCCTGATCCTGCTGGGCACCCCTCCGGTCTGGGCATTGGTCGTGTTCACGACACTGCTGGGTCTGGTCGGCACTTTCCACGGCTCGGCATTCGACACCAGCTATTCGGCCCTGGTACCGCGTGAACGGCTACCCAGGGCCAATGGCATGATGCAGACGCTCTGGAGTCTCTCGGGTCTGCTGAGTCCTGCCCTGGCGGCGCTGCTGATCGGCCTGCCGGCACTGGCACGCAAGAATGATGGTCCAGGGTGGCTGTCCGGGTGGAGCGACGGTGTGCCCCTGGCCCTGCTGATCGACGCGGTGTCCTTTGGAATCGCGGCGCTGGTGGTGTGGCGGCTGTCGTTGCCCAGCCCACAGCGCCGCGACCTGCAGGGCCCGGCTGCACAGAAAACCAGCCTGGGACAGGACATGCGCTTTGGCTGGAGCTATATTTTTGCGCGTCGTCCGCTGCTGCATCTGCTGCTGACCTTCGCTGTGGTGAACCTGATGATCAGTGGCGTCGGGGTCCTGCACCCTTTGCTGGTGAAGTTCACGCTGGCCGCAGATATCCAGACTCAGGGCCTGAGCACCGAGACCGCGCTGGCCACCCTGTGGACTGCCATGAGCGCGGGTGGACTGGTCGGGGGGCTGCTGATCAGCGCATGGGGCGGGCTGAAACGGCAGCGGGTTCTGGGTGTGCTGGTTCCCATGGTCCTGGCCGGCGGCGCCCACGCCCTGAGCGGTGCTGCCGGAACGCTGTATCTGACCGCCGCATGCGTCGCCGCTTTCGGGATCATGACGCCGATCATGAATGCCCACTCGCAGAGCATCTGGCAGTCGCAGGTTCCCTCCGAGATGCAGGGCCGGGTCTTCAGTGTCCGGCGCCTGATCGCGCAATTCACCTCACCGCTGGCCACGGCGGCTGCTGGCTTCTTGGGAGCGCACACCTCGCCGGGCCTGATCCTGTTGTGGAGTGGCGTGGTGATGCTGGTGGTGTCCGGCCTGCAACTGCTGAACCCGGCGCTGCGCCGGGTCGATGAGCTGCCTGCGCTGCCGCGGCCAGCAGAAGCTCTGGGTTAGAGGAGAGCAGAGGCACGCCGGGAGGGAGTCCCGGCGTGCCTCTTACCTGCTACTACCGGTCGCAGACGGTCGGGCCCAGGTAACGGAGCCCGCTGTCCTCGCGGCGCAGATCCTGCCAGAACACGTCGCGGAAGACCGGTGGACGGACGTCCAGGGCCGTCATCTGGCCTGCCGTCATAAAACGGGCCTCGACCAGGACCTCGCGTTCATCGTCAACGCGATGCGCTTGGGAAAGTGCGCCGCCCACCTCATGACACCGCACGAAGCTCTTGCAGATTCGGCTGTCACCGTCCACCAGCTCCTGCAGGTACAGGATGCGCTCAGCCCGTACGCTCAGCCCGGTTTCCTCGTGCACCTCGCGCTCGGCGGCTTGCAGGAGACTCTCGTGCCCTTCCACCCCACCGCCCGGCGGTACCCAGAAGTCGAAGGCACCCGGCTGGTGGTGATGCACCATCAGCAACTGGTCGCCGCGGAGCACCACACCCGCCGCGCTGATCCGGTGGCGCAACCCTCAGCCCTGACGGTCCAGCCAGCCGGCCAGCCATGGCAGTTTGACCTGCACCTTCTCGCGCACGCCGCCCCAGTAGCGGCGGGACCAGCCTTCGATGGTGCGCTGCTTGCCCCGCGCCACGGCCATGGCCCCTTCGGGGACGTTGTCGTGAACCGCGCTGCCTGCGGCGATAAAGGCGGCGTCGCCGACCACGCGCGGCGCGATCAGGGTGCTGTTGCTGCCGATAAACACCCCGGCGCCCACCGTACTCTGGTGTTTGTTCACCCCA
This genomic interval carries:
- the murJ gene encoding murein biosynthesis integral membrane protein MurJ, whose amino-acid sequence is MTPTGPAQPAVVTTAPRRSLRANTLIVMAGTLGSRLSGIVRTMIMGIFGNALLDAFLVAVRVPNLLRELLAEGALVNSFIPVYKSLDTAERRKLAQTFSGVLIAVNLVLMALGILAAPLIVDLLIAATPNVNRDAAIYMTQLVMPFLMLISLSSVAMGLLNADEHFKESSFAPVAFNLASIAALLLLPDTATWLAFGWLIGGVAQLLVQLPALRRFGLLPAPALQPHPALTRVLKQMAPFTLTAGARQFLNLYVTRLLSNGTQFPAGTQSGYFYAETLFTTVNGLFVVSPVLALFPRFSQHAADRDWPAFRQLTLQGIRTTTFLAAPMSALLVALAPYAVSIINLKADFDVPRFQAASGILTGWALALIPWALVTLLLRTFYARERTREAVTVSAIGFVLEVVLYRLLVPSLGFLGFGISTTISGILMAGALTFMYRRALGFPGREVAGHLVRVVPLAAASGLVAWLVSLTLPDPGFILPGLLGLAVAGGVGLGVYLTGALALRLPEVAGLMRRLKR
- a CDS encoding YdcF family protein, with amino-acid sequence MRARGSTLSLLPVMVIAVLAAGFVLSPGLRAPRAETPHPTLVVLGAAQYAGRPSPAFERRLGHALRLYRAGGIDRIVVTGGRRPGDPYSEGEVGVHFLAHHGVSARVLLAETRSRTTIENLRNARASLPPRTAVTLVTDEAHAPRALALARALGLEANASASPLGARPDPRYLLREKLALVAYALIGIRT
- the topA gene encoding type I DNA topoisomerase — encoded protein: MARTLVIVESPAKARTIEKYLGKGYSVESSIGHIRDLPKSASDIPEKYKGQAWARLGLDVENDFQPLYVVAPDKRQHVAKLRKLAAEADEIILATDDDREGESIAWHLFQELKPKVPVKRMVFHEITKEAIQAAIAHPRQIDTNLVEAQEARRALDRLYGYEVSPVLWKKVAPKLSAGRVQSVATRMLVERERERMRFVSATWWDLLVTGKTGEDQSFPARLTDVGGQRLAGGKDFDPLTGRLREGAAVRLLTEAEAQALTTGLTGQALTVTSAEEKPFTQRPYAPFITSTLQQEGSRKLGFAATRTMRAAQKLYEGGYITYMRTDSTNLSVEAVTAARTQVTQMYGPAFLHPQPRVYAKKAKNAQEAHEAIRPAGSSFRTPDSLRGELGGDEWRLYDLIWKRTVASQMADARGRGLRVRLGGQAQGGETVGLSASGRTIDFPGFLRAYVEGSDDPNAALEDRDTPLPPLKEGERVTAETIRPESHETQPPARYTEASLVQALEAAGIGRPSTYASILGTIQDRGYATKKGQALVPTWTAFATSALLEHHFGKLVDYDFTARMEEDLDDIAGGRASRVPYLRRFYLGDEGQGMALKPLIDRQMGEIDARGIATIHVPRLDGTGIEVRVGRYGPYMQRGEDKANLPEGLVPDELTAETAEDLMSRPSGDRLIGTDEASGHPVVARAGRYGPYVTLGDGNPPVRSASLFPGDDLNTLTMERALRLLSLPRLVGVSEGEEVWAMNGKYGPYLKRGGDSRSLNSHEELFTVGIHEAEALFMQPRFRGRGVAAAPLRTFEIEGRPPILLKSGRFGPYLTDGERNATLRKGEGEDNLTAERALEILEERGKEPKKKAGKAASRKATAKPAAGKAAKPSTRSSAKKPAAKKPAVKKAGAKGTVSKSSTVKTPLTWAELKPHLGVLSEQERQLVTATREQGRKVDEVAPGLGLDVKKAKGMALQASKKLNQAARGD
- a CDS encoding SRPBCC family protein; the encoded protein is MSESIHIKQNIIVRARPDVLYRLALEPRRRVKWDPNLVKADYQGGDGRLANNALVRFKFARRLLGLSFTAKYGQLQAPQRGGWESVRHVGPLEKLTQAWTFKPMPGGTDVTLTLNARVRYGWVRRPVERVLHNMVMSTLLELQRQVDAQGAQLMEDMGREMQEKQKAEQKAAKEAAKARRRKK
- a CDS encoding PIG-L deacetylase family protein encodes the protein MRIMAVFAHPDDEIGCIGTLAKHAARGDEVMLVWTTLGELASQFGDQTHEEVTRVRREHGAWVAGKIGALHHFFDMGDSRMTGSRTEALQLARLYAQFRPNAVITWSDDHPHPDHRMTAKIAFDAITLARIPKIINEEGGGVPMAPAPDLGGSDSVDSGEDVRRLEAWREPVRFYQYHAPASPYPEVFTDITDTVEVAAEVMEYYQAFYRWTWDREQFLATRAVAGRLTGAKYAERFNLKASHLPARPYLH
- a CDS encoding DUF4870 domain-containing protein produces the protein MAAPSPFIPESERTPVLVTHLSPLLGFVLPGIGALLGPVAAWLYYRDRSRLLDEQGKEAVNFQISMWIYSTVIGLVAFGLFSLGLIGGAVGSAAGQPGVGAFAVLGLFSTFFLFFLPVLLVLGLLPLILMLVAVIQVSAGKPYRYPLTLRLLR
- the rnhA gene encoding ribonuclease HI; translated protein: MTGKPPYRASAAQKAQAAARDRLPIRAGIQPDTPVTGEEVELYSDGACDTTQGHGGWATILKYKGQELVLSGNEEGTTNNRMELRGLLEGLKVLKRPCQVRVVTDSQYLRKAFTDGWILKWQRNGWKTAGGDPVKNKELWEELIAQARTHALTFIWVKGHAGHGENERVDVLAVQERKKLRAR
- a CDS encoding GNAT family N-acetyltransferase: MMRRCMFPTPEVEALLVHAMFPDAARIARNLEAYRTDPGRQFFLWETGGRVVCAVGLRVQARQAEVLHIGTDPLERRKGFARALLSAVASALDLTTLSAETDGDAAGFYRRSGFYVRETAPRGDQRRFACEWRAAG
- a CDS encoding MFS transporter, translating into MTPSRVQPAPDAESWRTFLQLWASQALSVLGSGLSGFALNIYLTQTMFPLESQRAQLAGALSMTALGWTVAAIVGGPLAGALADRWNRRRMMIACDVLGAVLLLGLTTLILLGTPPVWALVVFTTLLGLVGTFHGSAFDTSYSALVPRERLPRANGMMQTLWSLSGLLSPALAALLIGLPALARKNDGPGWLSGWSDGVPLALLIDAVSFGIAALVVWRLSLPSPQRRDLQGPAAQKTSLGQDMRFGWSYIFARRPLLHLLLTFAVVNLMISGVGVLHPLLVKFTLAADIQTQGLSTETALATLWTAMSAGGLVGGLLISAWGGLKRQRVLGVLVPMVLAGGAHALSGAAGTLYLTAACVAAFGIMTPIMNAHSQSIWQSQVPSEMQGRVFSVRRLIAQFTSPLATAAAGFLGAHTSPGLILLWSGVVMLVVSGLQLLNPALRRVDELPALPRPAEALG